One stretch of Oncorhynchus clarkii lewisi isolate Uvic-CL-2024 chromosome 3, UVic_Ocla_1.0, whole genome shotgun sequence DNA includes these proteins:
- the LOC139393719 gene encoding complement C3-like, translating into MWVGNLLCQAALVVALSLPTLSDGAALQVLSAPNLLRVGSNENIFVESQDHTGGPLNVKIMVKNHPTQSKELVSKLVVLDQANNFQAMTQLVIPEGDHFVDDPKQKQYVVLQAQFPDRLLEKVVLVSFQSGYIFIQTDKTIYTPASPVYYRVFSMTPGLEPLTREIFEDKEVAKNKEIAVSVEIMTPENITIFREIVNPDKGVKSGQFILPAIVSFGTWHVVTRFQSTPQMTFSSDFEVKEYVLPSFEVSLTPGKAFFYIDDKDLTVDITARYLYGKEVTGTGYVVFGVITTENEKKSFPASLQRVEIREGKGVACLKKEHITQTFENIHNLVKQSIFVSVSVLTEGGGEMVEAEKRGIQIVTSPYTILFKRTPKYFKPGMPFDVSVYITNPDNSPANGVEIEVAPDNAKGVTRANGFAKVTLNTMASAKELPITVKTKVRGILHTRQAEATMKALPYRTSTGNFLHVGVDSNELKIGDPIKINLNLGPLTIQNHDLTYMFLSRGQLVKVGRFRRQGNALVTLSVPVSKEMLPSFRIIAYYHVGTDDLVADSVWVDVKVSCMGSLKVTSTRPKASYEPRKAFSLTITGDPGAKVGLVAVDKGVYVLNNKHRLTQTKIWDTIEKHDTGCTAGGGADNMGVFYDAGLVFETNTAKGTGIRTDPSCPVSSRRRRAVTISDVITTMASKYNGLAKECCVDGMRDNTMMYTCDRRAQYIIDGDVCIQAFLVCCNEMATKKDEFKQDSLLLSRSEEEDDDAFMRSEDIVSRSQFPESWMWEDTNLPECTAQDKHCETTSITKNNFLKDSITTWQITAISLSKTHSICVADPFEMIVRKDFFIDLKLPYSAVRNEQLEVKAILHNYSEDPITVRVELMENGEVCSSASKKGKYRQEVNMDAMSTRVVPYVIIPMKLGLHSIEVKASVKNSGSNDGVKRDLRVVAEGVLVKKENNVHLNPVKHGGEQTAHIPSGVPRNQVPNSDADTLISVTGGEQTSVLVEQAISGDSLGNLIVQPVGCGEQNMIYMTLPVIATHYLDNTKKWEDIGLDRRNTAIKYITIGYQRELAYRKEDGSYAAWIHTKSSTWLTAYVVKVFAMSSTLISVQENVLCSAVKWLILNTQQPDGIFNEFAPVYHSEMTGNVRGSDSDASMTAFVLIAMQEASSLCEKSVNSLPGSMDKAVVYLEKRLPHLTNPYAVAMTSYALANAGKLKKETLLKFASPQLDHWPVPGGHQYTLEATSYALLALVKVKAFEEAGPIVRWLNNQKKVGGGYGSTQSTIMVFQAVAEYWSNVKDLKDIDLNINLEVAGRASVTKWSINNKNQFHTRTDKVNSIDKDLTVKASGNGEATLSVVTLYYALPEEKASDCENFNLYVLLTKMDKTSHEDAMESFMLTVEVLYRNSERDATMSILDIGLLTGFIVDIGDLKRLSKGRERYIEKFEMDKVLSERGSLILYLDKVSHKLADRISFKIHRVQEVGVLQPAAISVYEYYNQKHCVKFYHPQREGGTLSRLCLGDVCTCAEESCSMQKKDEPDVNRIDKACGAGLDYVYKATVVHSKLTTHADTYTMKIDDVVKPGTDEVIAGRNRDFMGLSYCREALGLKQGKTYMIMGKSEDLHRVEENGLLQYKYVLGEQTWVEYWPSQQECTSRDYRIVCLGIDEFINQITTFGCPV; encoded by the coding sequence ATGTGGGTCGGCAACTTGCTGTGTCAGGCCGCTCTGGTTGTAGCCCTCTCCTTACCCACCTTATCTGATGGAGCTGCTCTACAAGTGTTGTCAGCTCCTAACCTGCTTCGTGTTGGCAGTAATGAGAACATCTTTGTGGAGTCTCAAGACCATACAGGAGGTCCCCTGAATGTTAAGATCATGGTGAAAAACCACCCTACGCAGAGCAAAGAGCTGGTCTCTAAATTAGTGGTTCTGGATCAAGCAAACAACTTTCAGGCTATGACACAACTGGTCATCCCAGAGGGGGACCACTTTGTGGATGACCCCAAGCAGAAGCAGTATGTGGTCCTGCAGGCCCAGTTCCCTGACCGCCTCCTGGAGAAGGTTGTCCTGGTCTCCTTCCAGTCTGGATACATCTTCATCCAGACTGACAAGACCATTTACACACCGGCCAGCCCCGTCTACTACAGAGTGTTCTCTATGACTCCTGGCCTGGAGCCTCTGACCAGGGAGATATTTGAGGACAAAGAAGTTGCCAAGAACAAAGAGATCGCAGTCTCTGTGGAGATCATGACTCCTGAAAACATCACCATCTTCAGGGAGATCGTCAACCCAGATAAGGGAGTCAAATCTGGACAGTTCATTCTCCCTGCGATCGTCAGTTTCGGGACATGGCATGTGGTCACGAGGTTCCAAAGCACTCCTCAGATGACCTTCTCATCTGACTTTGAGGTCAAGGAGTATGTTCTGCCCAGCTTCGAAGTTAGTCTGACCCCAGGTAAAGCCTTCTTCTACATCGACGACAAAGACTTGACCGTTGACATCACTGCCAGGTATCTATATGGTAAGGAAGTGACAGGGACAGGCTATGTGGTGTTTGGTGTCATCACAACAGAGAATGAAAAAAAGAGCTTCCCCGCCTCTCTGCAGAGAGTAGAGATCAGAGAAGGTAAAGGAGTGGCTTGTCTGAAAAAGGAACACATCACACAGACTTTCGAAAACATCCATAATCTGGTCAAACAATCCATCTTTGTATCAGTCAGCGTGTTAACAGAGGGTGGGGGTGAGATGgtagaggcagagaagagagggatccAGATCGTCACTTCGCCATACACCATCCTCTTCAAGAGAACTCCCAAATACTTCAAACCTGGCATGCCCTTTGATGTCTCGGTTTACATTACGAATCCCGACAACTCTCCAGCCAATGGAGTGGAGATTGAGGTGGCTCCAGATAATGCTAAAGGGGTGACCAGGGCTAATGGCTTTGCCAAAGTTACACTTAACACCATGGCATCAGCCAAAGAGCTGCCAATCACTGTGAAGACCAAGGTCCGGGGTATCCTCCACACCAGACAGGCGGAGGCCACCATGAAGGCTCTCCCCTACAGGACTTCCACCGGGAACTTCCTCCATGTTGGGGTTGACTCTAATGAGCTGAAAATAGGAGACCCCATTAAGATCAATCTGAACCTGGGACCCCTCACCATACAAAACCATGACCTTACATACATGTTCCTGAGTAGAGGTCAGCTGGTGAAAGTGGGCAGATTCAGAAGACAGGGCAATgcgctggtgacactgtcagtgccCGTCTCCAAGGAAATGCTTCCGTCGTTCCGCATTATAGCGTACTACCATGTGGGAACAGATGACCTGGTGGCAGACTCTGTCTGGGTTGACGTCAAGGTCTCTTGCATGGGCTCGCTGAAAGTGACGTCGACCAGGCCCAAGGCATCCTATGAGCCTCGTAAGGCTTTCAGTCTGACCATCACTGGAGACCCGGGAGCTAAAGTAGGACTGGTGGCTGTTGACAAGGGAGTCTACGTTCTCAACAACAAACACCGTCTCACACAGACCAAGATCTGGGACACCATAGAGAAGCATGATACAGGATGTACAGCTGGAGGGGGAGCAGACAATATGGGGGTGTTCTACGATGCTGGTCTGGTATTTGAGACCAACACCGCTAAAGGGACTGGGATCAGAACAGACCCCAGctgtcctgttagttccaggcgGAGACGAGCAGTGACCATCAGTGACGTCATCACTACTATGGCCAGTAAGTACAATGGTCTGGCCAAGGAGTGTTGTGTGGATGGGATGAGGGACAATACCATGATGTACACCTGTGACAGACGGGCCCAGTACATCATAGATGGGGATGTCTGCATCCAAGCCTTCCTCGTCTGCTGCAATGAGATGGCCACAAAAAAGGATGAATTCAAACAGGATTCACTGCTGCTCTCACGcagtgaagaggaggatgatgatgctTTCATGCGGTCTGAAGACATTGTGTCTCGTAGTCAGTTCCCTGAGAGCTGGATGTGGGAAGACACCAATCTTCCTGAATGCACCGCCCAAGATAAGCACTGTGAGACCAcgtctataacaaagaacaactTCCTGAAAGATTCCATCACAACCTGGCAGATAACAGCCATCAGCCTGTCTAAAACTCATAGCATCTGTGTGGCAGATCCGTTTGAGATGATAGTTCGAAAGGATTTCTTTATTGACCTAAAGCTGCCCTACTCAGCTGTCCGCAACGAACAGCTGGAGGTCAAAGCAATCCTCCACAACTACAGCGAAGACCCCATCACTGTGCGTGTTGAGCTGATGGAGAATGGCGAGGTGTGCAGCTCGGCAAGCAAGAAGGGTAAGTACAGGCAGGAAGTGAACATGGACGCCATGTCCACCCGGGTTGTCCCCTATGTCATCATCCCTATGAAGCTGGGCCTGCACTCCATTGAGGTCAAGGCATCAGTGAAAAACTCTGGCAGCAATGACGGTGTGAAGAGGGACCTGCGCGTTGTGGCTGAGGGAGTGCTGGTCAAGAAGGAAAACAACGTACACCTGAACCCGGTTAAACATGGTGGTGAGCAGACGGCACACATACCCAGTGGAGTGCCCCGGAACCAGGTGCCAAACTCTGATGCTGACACACTGATCAGTGTGACAGGTGGAGAGCAGACCAGTGTGCTGGTGGAGCAGGCCATCAGTGGAGACTCTCTGGGCAATCTGATAGTTCAGCCAGTCGGATGTGGGGAACAGAACATGATCTACATGACCTTGCCTGTCATTGCTACACACTACTTGGACAACACCAAAAAGTGGGAGGATATTGGCCTGGACAGAAGGAACACAGCCATCAAGTACATCACCATTGGTTACCAACGTGAGCTGGCCTACCGTAAAGAAGATGGCTCCTACGCTGCCTGGATCCACACAAAGAGCAGCACCTGGCTGACAGCGTATGTAGTCAAGGTGTTTGCCATGTCCAGTACATTGATCAGTGTTCAGGAAAATGTGCTATGTAGTGCTGTCAAGTGGCTGATCTTGAACACACAACAGCCAGACGGCATCTTCAATGAGTTTGCTCCTGTCTACCACTCAGAGATGACGGGTAACGTGAGGGGTTCGGACAGTGATGCATCTATGACAGCCTTTGTTCTCATCGCCATGCAGGAAGCAAGCTCACTGTGTGAGAAGTCTGTCAACAGCCTACCAGGCAGTATGGATAAGGCAGTAGTGTATCTCGAGAAGCGTCTTCCGCACCTCACGAACCCCTATGCTGTAGCTATGACTTCCTATGCTCTGGCcaatgcagggaaactcaaaaAGGAGACCCTACTGAAGTTCGCCTCTCCACAGCTGGACCACTGGCCAGTCCCAGGTGGTCACCAGTACACGCTGGAGGCCACTTCGTATGCCCTGCTTGCCCTGGTCAAGGTGAAGGCCTTCGAAGAGGCCGGCCCAATAGTCAGGTGGCTTAACAATCAGAAGAAAGTGGGAGGGGGATACGGATCCACACAGTCCACCATCATGGTGTTCCAGGCTGTGGCTGAGTATTGGAGCAACGTGAAGGACCTGAAAGACATTGACTTGAACATCAACCTAGAGGTGGCCGGCAGGGCATCAGTCACCAAGTGGTCCATCAACAACAAGAACCAGTTCCACACTCGTACAGACAAGGTCAACTCCATAGACAAGGACTTGACAGTAAAAGCCTCAGGAAATGGTGAGGCGACCTTGTCGGTGGTGACACTGTACTATGCCCTGCCAGAAGAGAAGGCCAGTGACTGTGAAAACTTTAACCTCTATGTCCTCCTCACTAAGATGGACAAAACAAGCCACGAGGATGCCATGGAGTCGTTTATGCTCACTGTTGAGGTGTTGTATCGTAACTCAGAGAGAGATGCGACCATGTCTATCCTGGACATCGGCTTGCTGACCGGCTTCATCGTAGACATAGGTGATCTGAAAAGGTTGTCCAAGGGGAGGGAGCGCTACATAGAGAAGTTTGAGATGGACAAAGTTCTGTCTGAAAGAGGATCTCTCATCCTCTATTTGGACAAGGTGTCCCATAAGTTAGCAGACAGAATATCCTTCAAGATTCACAGAGTACAGGAAGTAGGAGTTCTACAGCCTGCTGCCATCTCTGTATACGAATACTACAACCAAAAGCACTGTGTCAAGTTCTACCACCCACAGAGGGAGGGTGGAACTCTGAGCAGACTGTGTCTTGGAGACGTGTGCACGTGTGCTGAAGAGAGCTGCAGTATGCAGAAGAAAGATGAGCCTGATGTCAACCGCATAGACAAAGCCTGCGGCGCGGGACTGGATTATGTTTACAAAGCTACGGTGGTGCACTCTAAGCTGACGACACACGCAGATACATACACCATGAAGATCGATGACGTCGTCAAGCCAGGTACTGATGAGGTAATAGCGGGAAGGAATCGTGACTTCATGGGGCTATCTTACTGTAGAGAGGCTCTGGGTCTAAAGCAGGGGAAAACATACATGATTATGGGGAAGTCTGAAGACCTGCACAGAGTGGAGGAAAATGGACTGTTGCAGTACAAGTATGTCCTAGGAGAACAGACATGGGTAGAGTACTGGCCCTCACAACAAGAGTGCACGTCCAGAGACTACAGAATAGTCTGTCTGGGCATCGATGAGTTCATTAACCAGATCACAACGTTCGGCTGCCCTGTTTAG